A section of the Bombus huntii isolate Logan2020A chromosome 5, iyBomHunt1.1, whole genome shotgun sequence genome encodes:
- the LOC126865445 gene encoding active regulator of SIRT1-like, with product MSNSLVRKGLDLLGYEKSVKQEKKKRKHVKYKGSLDLIPPKHRIFSKNDKTDLGTILGRSSKVTVYETQKKLAAKVDPTDENVQRLLLLSTNRIDPNTTNKLLSRALRKRYIPKEKKPKEPEATAFTEEDFKKFEKEYVDQ from the exons atgtCAAATTCGCTTGTACGAAAAGGACTTGATTTGTTGGGTTACGAAAAAAGTGTAAAGCAAG aaaaaaagaaaagaaaacacgtAAAATATAAAGGTTCGCTGGATCTGATCCCTCCAAAACACAGgatattttctaaaaacgATAAAACAG aTCTCGGAACAATCCTTGGCCGATCAAGCAAAGTAACTGTTTATGAAACTCAAAAAAAATTAGCTGCAAAAGTAGATCCTACAGATGAAAATGTACAGAGGCTTTTATTGCTTAGCACTAATCGTATTGATCCAAATACAACAAATAAG TTATTAAGCAGAGCTTTGAGAAAGAGATATATTCCAAAGGAAAAGAAACCTAAGGAACCTGAAGCCACTGCATTTACTGAAGAAGATTTTAAGAAATTCGAAAAAGAATACGTGGATCAGtaa
- the LOC126865419 gene encoding vam6/Vps39-like protein, which produces MHDAYEETLILNISVQIESMAAYDDNLLIGTREGHLLMYNVPSVLDDNHKLELLRHSKNFNKKRITQIDVVPEYNLLIILTDNIVCIHDLNSPNFQQLYQLQKTRGATLFALDIKPNQIVNGENQTVVHLCVAVKRKLQLYNSRGKKFETFNGFELTVPDIPRELCWCGETLILGFRGLSYTTLNLNGKTKELFPTGKSPEPSVTKLSDNSFVLGKDSQSFVMDTRGELIQHNPVKWSDTPSALAWDDPYLLGIVHDRLEVYTIEGCLHIQTIKDLNKARLIYRCKQGKVFVASISHVWCVRAVDVTHQIRTLLEQTQFQLAIKLTSLSDITEEEKHKQIYKIQTLYAHHLFRNKRFQEAMDQFLKIGTDPYEVIMLFPDLVTPSSSNPEVSDPTLPKLQDHDLEKGLRALIIFLTEVRYKLMGGNAKSKDKDNNEEKSVVNGKKNMTAVATEQLLKIIDTTLLKCYLQTTDALVAPLLRLNHCHLAEAEKTLLMHQKYPELIILYQTKGQHRKALELLEKHAKENDSSLKGTARTIQYLQQLGKDHMDLILKFAGWVLNEDPEQGLRIFMEDMQQVELLPRPKVLDYLLCHHKDLVITYLEYVVHVWEDTNPLFHNVLIHQYKEKCLACMSENATPAEKQTAQHIRQKLQQFLEKSTHYTPETILVHFPFDNLFEERAIILGRLGRHQQAISIYISLLNDIAKATEYCYNVYTRYQNQEIVDKQKQSDGADEVYVMLIQQLLKPDDKGVLITGCIPEMQRTTEPDLEMALELLEKHASKINPLKALELLPDTVPIGRIKYFLEVSLQEKLNTARRIQVLKGLLYAELLQVQEQRMHYESQSVLMTEFNICPVCKKRFGNQSAFARYPNGDIVHYSCQDRKA; this is translated from the exons ATGCACGACGCTTATGAAGAAaccttaatattaaatatttctgttCAAATAGAATCTATGGCTGCGTACG ATGACAATTTACTGATTGGAACAAGAGAGGGTCATCTTCTTATGTATAATGTACCATCTGTATTAGATGACAATCACAAATTAGAATTGTTACGTCATAGTAAAAACTTCAATAAAAAGCGTATCACTCAGATAGATGTTGTACCAGAGTATAACTTGCTTATAATTTTAACag ATAATATAGTATGTATTCATGATTTAAACTCTCCAAACTTTCAACAACTTTATCAATTACAAAAGACTCGTGGTGCCACATTATTTGCTTTAGATATAAAACCAAATCAAATCGTAAATGGTGAAAATCAAACAGTTGTGCACTTATGTGTTGCTGTGAAACGTAAGCTACAATTATATAACTCAAGAGGAAAAAAATTTGAGACATTTAATGGTTTTGAATTAACTGTGCCAGATATTCCACGTGAATTATGTTG GTGTGGTGAAACATTAATTTTGGGTTTTCGTGGATTATCATACACAACTTTGAATTTAAATGGAAAAACCAAAGAATTATTTCCAACTGGAAAATCTCCTGAACCAAGTGTTACAAAATTGTCTGATAATTCCTTTGTACTAGGAAAAGACTCTCAATCATTTGTTATGGATACCAGAGGAGAACTGATTCAACATAATCCAGTAAAATGGTCTGATACACCAAGTGCATTAg cTTGGGATGATCCTTATTTACTTGGAATTGTTCATGACAGATTAGAAGTATATACTATAGAGGGTTGTCTgcatattcaaacaataaaaGATCTAAACAAAGCTAGGCTTATATACAGATGCAAACAAGGGAAAGTTTTTGTAGCATCAATTAGTCATGTTTGGTGTGTGAGAGCAGTTGATGTAACACATCAAATTAGAACATTACTAGAGCAAACTCAGTTTCAGTTAGCAATAAAATTAACT agCTTATCCGATAtaacagaagaagaaaaacataaacaaatatataaaattcaaacaTTGTATGCTCATCATCTGTTTCGTAACAAAAGATTTCAAGAAGCAATGGATCAGTTCTTAAAAATAGGAACAGATCCTTATGAAGTGATAATGTTATTTCCTGATTTAGTTACACCATCTAGCAGTAATCCTGAAGTCAGTGATCCAACTTTGCCTAAGCTCCAAGACCATGATTTAGAAAAAGGTCTACGtgcattaataatttttcttactGAAGTTAGATATAAGTTAATGGGCGGTAATGCAAAATCCAAGGATAAGGATAACAATGAGGAAAAATCTGTAGTGAATGGAAAAAAGAATATGACAGCAGTAGCTACAGAACAATTATTAAAGATTATAGACACAACTCTGTTAAAATGTTATCTACAG ACTACTGATGCATTGGTAGCACCATTACTCAGATTAAATCATTGTCATTTAGCAGAAGCTGAAAAAACTTTATTAATGCATCAAAAATATCCTGaacttattatattatatcaaacCAAGGGACAACATAGAAAAGCATTGGAGCTTCTGGAAAAGCATGCAAAAGAGAATGATTCTAGTCTAAAAGGCACTGCGAGAACGATACAATATTTGCAGCAACTTGGTAAAGATCATATGGATTTAATTTTGAAGTTTGCTGGTTGGGTTTTGAATGAAGATCCAGAACAAGGACTTCGAATTTTCATGGAAGATATGCAG CAAGTTGAACTATTACCAAGACCGAAGGTATTGGATTATCTTCTATGTCATCACAAAGATTTAGTGATAACATATTTGGAATATGTAGTACATGTTTGGGAAGATACTAATCCTTTGTTCCATAATGTTTTAATACATCAatacaaagaaaaatgtttagcGTGTATGAGTGAAAATGCTACACCAGCCGAAAAACAAACAGCCCAACATATAAGACAAAAATTGCAACAGTTTTTAGAAAAATCTACGCATTATACTCCTGAAACGATATTAGTACATTTTCCATTTGATAATTTGTTCGAGGAGCGTGCTATTATTCTTGGAAGACTTGGACGTCATCAGCAAGCtatttcaatatatattaGTCTTCTTAATGATATAGCAAAAGCAACTGAGtattgttataacgtatatactAGATATCAAA aTCAAGAAATTGTAGATAAACAAAAACAATCCGATGGAGCTGATGAAGTCTATGTAATGCTTATTCAACAATTGTTGAAACCCGACGATAAAGGAGTTTTAAtcacag GATGTATCCCAGAAATGCAAAGAACAACAGAGCCTGATTTGGAAATGGCACTTGAGCTGCTTGAGAAGCATGCATCAAAGATAAATCCACTAAAGGCATTAGAGCTTCTGCCTGATACAGTTCCTATAGGTAGAATCAAGTACTTTTTAGAAGTCAGTTTGCAGGAAAAATTAAACACTGCAAGAAGGATACAAGTATTAAAAGGATTACTTTACGCTGAACTCTTGCAAGTACAAGAGCAGCGTATGCATTATGAATCACAGAGCGTTCTTATGACGGAATTCAATATATGTCCAGTGTGTAAAAAGAGATTCGGCAATCAGAG TGCGTTTGCGAGGTATCCGAATGGCGATATTGTACATTATTCGTGTCAAGATCGTAAGGCATAA
- the LOC126865421 gene encoding dynein regulatory complex protein 11, which produces MSSMIYNELWKSAQTDMEELLQIDTNLQNAKSQKDRKKAHNTVSELYVRYILIYNKLELCYDQIIQPQKRILMKQLLVSCLGRILELKHELVEIDLSEYSYFDDILIKLSVTPQEVEIQIPRYFRRECLQEIEGKRKYIESILKGIGVLDEVVPPKNMTESEAIRLIQAHERARQGRLRFQFMKEIRQIKNKSAIKADAKIKESCEKTAVIKIQKVWRGYVTRCKIRKRRLEEMLLIGMLQPSQEITENARQAEKVKEERYEKQIKYQELYENLVVEAKERIRKGKSAIIEENIRSEVRNWVNTYFQQTGKIPDLPSAESGGSRVIFSRQGTESTISKSTAVSSKESKKSKRSKSKKDSDVEQSEEETEQGFKSVPSNFLSELVHANQEYQETWKNKDEAVNMAQLPYLDMIENKTIKEVENEVRITVDQALRDDIEALQYALDRDRGLKGKRVKKTQKRIRRSGKKNKKRKEKDLTPDRTTESLFEELLTQGIIKLHKEIPLCNFKGEKSFINYNLGEKRKDPLPALGDIRQLIAEYCILPLGNNTLRELTPLIRSVLIAGPHGSGKKMLVNAICTELGATLFDITPANIAGKYPGKSGLIMLMHLILKVSRLLQPSVIFMEGAEKPFVKKVSKTDKTDPKRLKKDLPKLVKSITNEDRVILIGTSSSPWDGDQKLLYQTYDKIIYIPRPDYGSMSLIWKDLIYKHPGINRQFDTSVMAKICDGFTIGTVLASINEVMTTKRIVQLRTHPLTHGELINALSSKDPVFREEEDTFLAWLSKIPISRKKQRALELELQKLEEESEKQQRKGKNFRK; this is translated from the exons ATGTCAAGTATGATATATAACGAGCTTTGGAAAAGCGCGCAGACTGATATGGAGGAACTCCTTCAAATCGATACAAATTTGCAAAACGCTAAGTCGCAAAAGGATCGTAAAAAAGCTCATAATACGGTTTCGGAATTATACGTAAGATATAttcttatctataataaattagaattGTGTTACGATCAAATAATTCAACCGCAAAAACGAATATTAATGAAACAATTGTTAGTCTCGTGCCTTggtagaattttagaattaaaaCATGAATTAGTCGAAATAGATCTTTCAGAGTATAGTTATTTcgatgatattttaataaaattaagcgTTACTCCGCAAGAAGTTGAAATTCAAATTCCAAGATATTTTAGACGTGAGTGTTTACAAGAGATCGAAGGAAAACGGAAATATATAGAAAGTATTTTAAAAGGTATAGGTGTTTTGGATGAAGTAGTTCCACCAAAAAATATGACTGAATCCGAAGCGATAAGACTTATACAG GCTCACGAACGCGCTAGACAAGGCCGATTAAGATTTCAATTTATGAAAGAAATTCGtcaaataaagaataaatctGCGATTAAAGCAGATGCAAAGATAAAAGAATCGTGCGAAAAGACGgctgtaataaaaattcaaaaagttTGGAGAGGATACGTAACTAGATGCAAAATTCGGAAACGACGTCTCGAAGAAATGTTATTAAttg GTATGCTTCAACCGAGTCAAGAAATTACGGAAAATGCTAGACAGGCTGAGAAAGTTAAAGAAGAGAGATatgaaaaacaaattaaatatcaaGAGTTATACGAAAATTTGGTGGTTGAAGCTAAAGAAAGAATTCGTAAAGGAAAAAGCGCCataatagaagaaaatataaggAGTGAAGTCCGAAACTGGGTAAACACTTATTTTCAACAGACAGGAAAAATTCCAGACTTGCCATCTGCTGAGAGTGGAGGATCTAGAGTCATATTTAGCAGACAG GGAACTGAGAGCACTATAAGTAAATCAACAGCAGTATCATCAAAGGAATCCAAGAAATCTAAAAGATCAAAATCGAAGAAGGATAGTGACGTTGAACAATCAGAAGAGGAAACTGAGCAAGGTTTCAAGTCAGTTCCTTCCAACTTTTTGTCAGAGCTGGTACATGCTAATCAAGAATATCAAGAAACATGGAAGAATAAAGATGAAGCTGTAAATATGGCACAGTTACCATATTTAGACatgatagaaaataaaacaatcaAGGAAGTAGAAAATGAAGTACGCATTACAGTTGACCAAGCACTTAGAG ATGACATAGAAGCATTACAATATGCATTAGACAGAGATAGAGGTCTTAAAGGCAAACGTGTTAAAAAAACTCAAAAAAGAATTCGCCGCAgtggaaaaaaaaataaaaagaggaaagaaaaggattTGACACCTGATAGAACAACAGAATCTTTATTTGAAGAACTGTTAACTCAAGGAATTATTAAGTTACATAAAGAAATTCCACTTTGTAATTTCAAAGGGGAAAAGtctttcataaattataatttaggagaaaaaagaaaggatcCTTTGCCAGCACTTG GAGACATAAGACAGTTGATAGCTGAATATTGTATACTTCCTTTGGGAAACAATACTCTTAGAGAACTTACACCACTAATAAGATCAGTGTTAATAGCTGGTCCACATGGCAGTGGCAAAAAAATGTTAGTAAATGCAATTTGCACAGAACTTGGAGCCACTTTATTTGATATTACACCAGCTAACATAGCTGGGAAATATCCTGGCAAATCAGGATTAATTATGCTTAtgcatttaatattaaag GTGTCACGTTTGCTTCAACCATCAGTGATATTCATGGAAGGAGCAGAGAAGCCGTTTGTTAAAAAAGTGTCAAAGACAGATAAAACTGATCCAAAACGTCTAAAAAAAGATCTTCCTAAGTTAGTAAAAAGTATTACAAATGAAGATAGAGTGATTCTTATTGGAACTTCAAGTTCACCATGGGATGGAGATCAGAAACTCTTATATCAAACatatgataaaattatatatattcccAGACCAGATTATGGATCTATGTCTCTCATATGGAAagatttaatatacaaa catCCTGGAATTAATAGACAATTCGACACATCTGTAATGGCTAAAATTTGCGATGGTTTTACTATTGGCACGGTATTGGCGTCTATTAATGAG GTAATGACTACAAAGCGAATAGTGCAACTAAGAACTCATCCACTGACACATGGGGAATTAATAAACGCGTTAAGTTCGAAAGATCCTGTTTTTCGCGAAGAAGAAGACACGTTCTTAG CATGGCTTTCAAAAATACCTATAAGTCGTAAAAAACAACGAGCACTTGAGCTTGAGCTTCAGAAGTTGGAAGAAGAAAGTGAAAAACagcaaagaaaaggaaaaaattttcgtaaataa
- the LOC126865442 gene encoding nicotinamide riboside kinase 1, with amino-acid sequence MSSKKWFVLGISGATCSGKTSLTNRLHNELKNSVVIYQDNYFLPKNDPRHVKIDELNHLNWEVITSMDMNKMRSDVLQLIESSPTENSSYETVNKNILILDGFLLFKCKVISDLCDRKYFITLTKEECWERRKGRVYDPPDVPGYFEKVVWPEYLKHKDELMKDNDFCKTITFIDGLESKEEIFQLVFAEIKKLLS; translated from the coding sequence ATGTCTTCAAAGAAATGGTTTGTGCTTGGTATTTCGGGTGCAACATGCAGTGGAAAGACTTCTTTAACTAATCGACTTCATAATGAGTTAAAAAACTCAGTAGTGATATACCAAGACAACTATTTCTTACCGAAAAACGATCCACGTCATGTAAAAATTGATGAACTTAATCATTTAAACTGGGAAGTAATAACCAGTATGGATATGAACAAAATGCGTTCAGATGTTTTACAATTGATCGAATCGTCACCTACAGAAAATAGTTCTTACGAAacagttaataaaaatatattaatattagatgGGTTTTTACTTTTCAAATGTAAGGTTATTTCAGATTTATGTGAtcgtaaatatttcataacatTAACAAAAGAAGAATGTTgggaaagaaggaaaggaagagTATACGATCCACCAGATGTTCCTGGCTATTTCGAAAAAGTTGTTTGGCCAGAATATTTAAAGCATAAAGACGAATTAATGAAGGACAATGATTTTTGTAAGACAATAACATTCATTGATGGATTGGAAAGTAAAGAAGAGATATTTCAACTGGTTTttgcagaaataaaaaaattattatcataa
- the LOC126865431 gene encoding COP9 signalosome complex subunit 3, with product MASALEQFVNNVRTLSKQGNFRELSEIIAKSTDVLIKNGQHLDNVLETLNLQEHSLGILAVLCVKFSLPNPNGANNADAYKPLFNQVQEFIIGCNGEQVRFASDIYAELCHLFTQTLVELQIPLRGIELLCRAIRKIQLFDSQLTSIHADLCQLCLLSKCFKPALEFLDIDITGISQEEGQFDSKYFLLYYYYGGMIYTALKNYDRALYFFEVCVTTPAMAVSYIMLEAYKKYILVSLILHGKVLNLPRYTSQVVNRYMKPLGQQYQELATAYQMNSCEEVQNIITKYQQLFTRDHNMGLVKQVLSYLYKKNIQRLTKTFLTLSLSDVASRVQLSGPADAEKYILNMIEDGEIFATINQKDGMVVFHDDPEKYNSPQMLAKLEKEMAACMELDKRVLEMEEEVVLTPQYVRKACGQNDQDDQTPGPAPTNVTNVQGQSKHSTYSM from the exons ATGGCGTCGGCATTGGAGcaatttgtaaataatgtGCGGACGCTCTCAAAACAAG GTAATTTTAGAGAGCTGTCAGAAATAATAGCTAAAAGCAcagatgttctaataaaaaatgGACAACATTTAGATAACGTTTTGGAAACCCTAAATCTGCAGGAACATTCATTAGGTATTTTGGCAGTATTATGTGTAAAATTTTCACTGCCTAATCCTAATGGTGCAAACAATGCTGATGCTTATAAACCACTATTTAATCAGGTTCAGGAATTTATCATTGGTTGTAATGGAGAACAAGTTAGATTTGCTTCTGATATAT ATGCAGAATTATGCCATTTATTTACTCAAACATTAGTTGAACTGCAAATACCATTGCGTGGTATTGAACTATTGTGCCGTGCAATACGTAAAATACAACTATTCGATAGCCAGCTTACTTCAATACATGCTGATCTTTGTCAACTATGTCTTCTCTCTAAGTGTTTCAAACCAGCACTTGAATTTCTCGATATAGATATTACTGGTATCAGCCAAGAGGAAGGACAATTTGATTcaaaatactttttactttattattattatggtGGTATGATATATACAGCATTAAAGAATTATGATAGAGCATTGTACTTTTTTGAAGTGTGTGTAACCACACCTGCCATGGCAGTTAGTTACATTATGTTAGAAGCCTACAAGAAATATATTCTGGTCTCTTTAATTTTGCATGGGAAAGTTTTGAATCTACCTAGGTATACGAGTCAAGTAGTTAATAGGTACATGAAACCACTGGGTCAACAGTATCAAGAATTGGCTACAGCTTATCAAATGAATAGTTGTGAAGAAGTGCAGAATATTATCACCAAATATCAACAACTGTTTACAAGAGACCATAATATGGGACTGGTGAAACAAGTGCTCAGCTATTTATACAAGAAGAACATACAAAGATTGACAAAAACTTTTTTGACTCTTAGCTTAAGTGATGTGGCTAGTAGAGTTCAATTATCAGGACCTGCCGAtgcagaaaaatatatattaaacatg ATAGAAGATGGTGAAATTTTTGCAACAATCAATCAAAAAGATGGTATGGTAGTGTTTCATGATGATCcagaaaaatacaattcaCCACAGATGTTGGcaaaattagaaaaagaaatggcAGCATGTATGGAATTGGACAAACGAGTTCTTGAAATGGAAGAAGAAGTTGTTCTTACACCGCAATATGTTCGAAAAGCTTGTGGACAAAATGATCAAGATGATCAAACACCTGGACCTGCTCCAACAAATGTAACAAATGTGCAAGGCCAATCTAAACATAGCACCTATTCCATGTAA
- the LOC126865446 gene encoding uncharacterized protein LOC126865446 — protein sequence MFNSDRKRGKVILILTSSLFLYYTIWIIGLPFIDDNRIRSFFGSHNIALIIPAVSGLCFIGGLVLFTIYHVKPYFSSNKSSKFHDS from the coding sequence ATGTTTAATAGCGATCGTAAAAGGGGTAAagtgatattaattttaacttcCTCTTTATTTCTCTATTACACTATATGGATTATTGGTTTACCATTCATAGATGATAATAGAATACGATCGTTTTTTGGTTCTCACAATATTGCATTAATAATTCCTGCAGTGTCTGGCTTATGCTTCATTGGTGGATTAGTATTGTTTACTATTTATCACGTTAAACCATATTTTTCGAGTAATAAATCAAGTAAATTTCATGATTCGTAA